The Microbacterium sp. SORGH_AS_0862 region TGGCGCGGAAGAGGTCGAGGAGAAGGACTCCTTCGACGTCATCCTCGAGGCTGCCGGCGACAAGAAGATCCAGGTCATCAAGACGGTCCGCGAGCTCACCTCGCTGGGCCTCGGCGAGGCCAAGGCTCTCGTGGACGGCGCTCCCAAGCCCGTTCTCGAAGGCGCCAACAAGGAGACCGCCGACAAGGCGAAGGCCGCTCTCGAAGAGGCCGGCGCGACGGTCACCCTCAAGTAAGGTCCTCACCTTCTTCACGAAGGCCCCGGACGCGGTTCGCCGCATCCGGGGCCTTCGTGCGTCCGCGCGTAGCACGTTCGGATGAGAGCAATCTCATCGAACCGTCATCTTCTCGTAAGCCGCGGAAGGGGTCTCTCTTCGTAGTCTCCTGGTGTCCCCCAGCAGAAACTCAGGAGATCCATGTCCCCCTCCCAGCCGAGGCGACCGTTCGCAGCGCTCGCCTTCGGGATCGGAACCGCGGTCGTCGCGGGCATGTTCGTGCCCGCCGTCGCCGTCGCCGCCGAACCCGCCGATGTCGTCATCAACGAGGTGTACCTCAAGGGCGGAAGTGCCAACGCTCCGTTCAACAAGAAGTTCGTCGAGCTGTACAACGCCGGCGACACCGCGCAGAGCCTGGAGGGCTGGTCGCTCCAATACCGTTCCGCCGACGGAACGGGGGGCCCTTCGGTCACCGAGCCGCTGAGCGGCGTCATCGAGCCCGATGACTACTACCTGATCGCATGGAACGGCAACGGCGCCGTGGGCGCCGCGCTCCCCGTCACCCCGGACCTGTCGTTCGACAAGGGCTTCAACGCCTCCGGCACGACGGGCACGCTCTACCTCGCGGACACCACGCAGGCGCTCACGCTTCCCACCGGATCCGTCGTGGGGCAGCAGCACGTCGTCGATCTTCTCGGCTACGGTGCATCCAAGACGTTCGAGACGAGCGTGGTCCCGGTCACCGGTGCGAACAGCGTCCCCAACTCGCTCGCCCGCACGAACTTCGTCGACACGGACAACAACGCGGGAGACTTCAGCCACCCCGCGCAGATCACGCCGCAGGCATCCGCGACCTCGGGTATCGACCCCGACCCGGGCACCGACCCCGATCCCGGCACGGACCCGGATCCCGGCACCGACCCCGGAACCCCCGCGACCAGGACGATCGCCGAGATCCAGGGCACCGGCGGCGCGACGCCTCTGCTGGGCCAGACGGTCACCACGCGCGGCATCGTGACCGGCGCCTACGCGGAGGGCGGCTTCAACGGCTTCACCATCCAGACTCCCGGCACCGGCGGCGCGGTGGATGCTTCGCACGCCGCATCCGACGCCGTCTTCGTCTACGGAGGATCCGGACAGGCGGGAGCGGCCCTCGCCGCGAAGGCCCCGATGGGCGCCTACGTCGAGGTGACCGGCGTGGCCGGCGAGTACTCGAGCGTCGCGGGCGACGCCCAGACCCTCACACAGCTCAACGTCTCGGCGGGCTCGGTCACCACGATCGACGAGCAGGTCGCGGCGGTGACGCCGGTGCCCCTCTCCTGGCCGATCGCGCCGGCGGACCGCGAGAAGTTCGAGAGCATGCTCGTCGCTCCCCAGGGCCGGTTCACGGTGAGCAACACGTACACGACGAACCAGTACGCCGAGATCGGGCTCGCCTCGGGCGAGAAGCCGCTCATCACACCGACGGATGTCGCGCGTGTGGGCACCCAGGAGTACACGGACGCCGTCGCCGACAACGCCGCGCGCGGTGTCGTGCTCGACGACGGCGCGTCGATCAACTTCCTCGGCGGTTCGACGAACAAGGCGATCCCGCTGCCGTACCTGACCGACGTCGATGTCACGGTGGGCGGCGCGGTGTCGTTCACGCAGCCGGTGATCCTGGACTACCGCAACGGCGCCTGGAAGGTTCAGCCGACCACGCAGCTCGAGGCCGGCGACCCGCTGCCCGTCACCATCGGGTCGGCGCGCGCAGCATCCGCACCCGACGCGGTCGGCGGCGACATCTCGATTGCCAGCTTCAACGTGCTGAACTACTTCACGACGACCGCCGCAGAGGTGGGCTGCACGTCGGTCTACACGGATCGAGACGGCACCCCCATCACGGCGAACCAGTGCCCGAACAACGGCCCGCGCGGCGCCGCGACCGACGTCAGCCTGAAGCGTCAGCAGGACAAGATCGTCGACGCGATCAACAACCTCGGCACCGAGGTCGTCTCGCTCGAGGAGATCGAGAACTCGGCGGCGTTCGGCAAGAACCGCGACACCGCGCTGTCGAGCCTCGTCGACGCCCTGAACGCCGATCTCGGCGCGGACGAGTGGGCCTACGTGCCCTCGCCCAGCCAGGTGCCCGCCGGTGAGGACGTCATCCGCACCGCGTTCATCTACAAGGCGGATGCGGTATCGCCGGTCGGCGACTCCGTCATCGACCTCGATGCCGCGTTCGTCAACGCGCGACGCCCGCTCGCTCAGGCGTTCGCCCCCAAGGGTGAGACGGATGCCGCCTTCCTGGCGATCGTGAACCACTTCAAGTCGAAGGGCGACGACCGCGACAACCCGGCCACGGGCGACAACGCCAACGGGCCGCAGGGCGCCTACAACGGCGACCGGATGCGCCAGGCGCAGGCGCTCGTTGACTTCGCCGACGAGCGGAAGGCGGCTGCCGGGACCGACCGCGTGTTCCTGCTCGGCGACTTCAACTCGTACACGCAGGAAGACCCCATGCAGGTCTTCTACGCGGCCGGGTACACCGATCTCGGATCCCGCACGGGCAAGCACACGTACTCCTTCGACGGTGCGAGCGGCTCGCTCGATCACGTGCTCGCCTCGCCTGCCGCCGCCA contains the following coding sequences:
- the rplL gene encoding 50S ribosomal protein L7/L12 is translated as MAKLTTEELLEQFAGLTLVELSEFVKAFEEKFDVTAAAPVAVAGAAGAAGGAEEVEEKDSFDVILEAAGDKKIQVIKTVRELTSLGLGEAKALVDGAPKPVLEGANKETADKAKAALEEAGATVTLK